One stretch of Pedobacter riviphilus DNA includes these proteins:
- a CDS encoding molybdenum cofactor biosynthesis protein MoaE codes for MSEKKVKNIFVDGSIAPAFIADSIAKHNSKTAIGGHSIFMGQVRKDEINGKFVAAIDYTAYEDLALEKMHQIREDIFQKYPLNCMHIYHSLGRVKAGEICLFVFTSSAHRKPAIAACSEVVDRLKAELPIWGKEIFEDETHQWKENI; via the coding sequence ATGAGCGAAAAAAAAGTTAAAAACATATTTGTTGATGGTTCAATAGCACCTGCTTTTATAGCCGATAGCATTGCCAAGCACAATAGCAAAACAGCTATTGGTGGCCATAGTATTTTTATGGGCCAGGTGAGAAAAGATGAAATTAACGGCAAATTTGTTGCAGCAATTGATTATACCGCATACGAAGACCTCGCGCTTGAAAAAATGCATCAGATCAGGGAAGATATTTTCCAAAAATATCCATTAAACTGTATGCACATTTATCATAGCTTAGGCAGGGTTAAAGCAGGCGAGATCTGCCTCTTCGTTTTTACTTCATCGGCACACCGCAAACCTGCAATAGCAGCCTGTAGTGAAGTAGTAGACCGATTAAAAGCTGAATTACCGATCTGGGGAAAAGAAATATTCGAAGACGAAACCCACCAGTGGAAAGAAAATATTTAA
- the moaCB gene encoding bifunctional molybdenum cofactor biosynthesis protein MoaC/MoaB: protein MVNITKKSNTLRIAIATATVKVSKQETIDAVEQRKIPKGDVFEFARAAGLFGVKKTSDVIPDCHPLPIEYTAITYEIVGLTIIINVEVHTIYKTGVEVEAMHGASVTALTMYDMLKPIDKGVEIENIRLLKKSGGKSDLKNAKFPEIKAAVVVCSDSIFENKAQDSAGKAIISRLTQWEINAEKYEIVPDEINIIRNKASELSKSGYHLIIFTGGTGLSPRDVTPEAIAPLIDRNIEGIMEAARRYGQERMPYAMLSRGVAGFIGETLVLTFPGSKGGAEESMDALFPQVLHLFKVIKGEKH from the coding sequence ATGGTAAACATCACAAAAAAATCCAATACCTTAAGGATTGCCATTGCAACCGCTACTGTAAAGGTATCGAAACAGGAAACCATTGATGCCGTTGAGCAACGCAAAATTCCCAAAGGTGATGTATTTGAATTTGCCCGTGCAGCAGGATTATTCGGCGTAAAAAAAACAAGCGACGTGATTCCGGATTGTCATCCGCTTCCGATTGAATACACTGCTATTACTTACGAAATTGTGGGTTTAACCATCATTATTAATGTTGAAGTACATACCATTTACAAAACAGGTGTAGAAGTTGAAGCGATGCATGGTGCCTCGGTTACGGCCTTAACCATGTACGATATGTTAAAACCAATTGACAAGGGAGTCGAAATCGAAAATATCAGGTTATTAAAAAAATCGGGAGGAAAATCTGACCTTAAAAATGCGAAATTCCCTGAAATAAAAGCTGCAGTAGTAGTCTGTTCAGACTCTATTTTCGAAAATAAAGCACAGGATAGCGCTGGCAAAGCAATTATTTCGAGGCTCACCCAATGGGAAATCAATGCTGAGAAATATGAAATCGTACCCGACGAAATCAATATCATCCGGAATAAAGCCAGTGAGTTAAGTAAAAGCGGCTATCATCTGATCATTTTTACAGGAGGAACCGGCCTTTCACCACGCGATGTAACTCCTGAAGCCATTGCGCCTTTAATTGACAGGAACATTGAAGGGATTATGGAAGCCGCCCGCCGTTATGGCCAGGAACGCATGCCTTATGCTATGCTTTCGCGTGGTGTAGCAGGTTTTATTGGTGAGACATTGGTGCTTACTTTCCCAGGCTCGAAAGGTGGTGCAGAAGAAAGTATGGATGCGCTTTTCCCACAGGTTTTACATTTGTTTAAGGTTATTAAAGGGGAAAAACATTGA